The following coding sequences lie in one Lelliottia jeotgali genomic window:
- a CDS encoding type 1 fimbriae anchoring protein FimD, whose protein sequence is MKKQLYFILAQRARAAIGRYSPVVFSSLAIITPAQAFAEQYFNPAFLSSDPAAVADLSRFNTDGGQAPGSYRVELYINDTLISTRDVEFKNSTPATEPDSTLAATDGATSKVKLPGSTETLVPFFSVKELDDFGINTKTLDTLKDYPQDKAVNLEAIIPGSKSTFDFEKQRLDLSIPQVAMKNDARGYIPPDQWDEGINALLLNYNFTGDETKSDNSNQSDKFLSLQSGINLGPWRLRDSASWTSNDSGNSHSSDIQHISTYVERTIIPLKSELVAGDTSTSGDVFDSVPVRGIQLSSDDNMLPDSQKGFAPTIRGIAKSNAKVTIKQNNYVIYQTYVAPGAFEINDLFPTSSSGDLLVLVEEKDGSVNSYSVPFSGVPILQREGRVKYAVSAGEYRNGGDQQDNPEFGQATVLLGLSHGMTVYGGTQFSSKYRSFALGMGKNFGDLGALSIDITQASSTLIDDSTHQGQSMRFLYAKTLNEYGTNFQLLGYRYSTEGFYTLSDTTYKRMSGYNDTETKDDKDDQPDYFDYYNLTYTKRGKLQANLSQQIGKESNIFVTASQQTYWHTDETDTLLQVGFNSMVWNVNYGVTYNYNKMQNQPEADQIFSFNISIPLSQWLSPAQSDSMHPGHNAYATYSGSRDNKGNATQLAGISGTLLDDNNLGYSVMEGYGNNGVGNSGSVSANYQGGYGNTNLAYNYSTNYKQINYGVSGGIVAHRNGITLGQPLGDTNVLIAAPGADNVGIENNTGVTTDWRGYAIVPYASTYRQNRIALDTNTLDNHTDIDDAVINVVPTQGAIVRAKFTAHNGVRALITLTHNGKPLPFGTSVSRTDITGSQIVGDEGQVYMSGLPLKGTLKSQWGAGANEQCQADYVLPEDSLKKAITYSNVVCK, encoded by the coding sequence ATGAAAAAACAACTTTATTTCATTTTAGCTCAGCGGGCGAGAGCGGCTATTGGTCGTTACTCCCCTGTTGTTTTTTCATCGTTGGCTATCATTACACCCGCGCAAGCATTTGCTGAGCAGTATTTTAACCCAGCATTCCTGTCCAGCGATCCCGCTGCAGTAGCGGATCTGTCTCGCTTCAACACTGATGGTGGCCAGGCTCCGGGAAGTTATCGCGTTGAGCTTTATATTAATGACACCTTGATATCTACACGTGATGTTGAATTTAAAAATTCAACACCCGCGACAGAACCAGACAGCACTTTGGCTGCAACCGATGGAGCCACGTCAAAAGTAAAATTGCCAGGCTCAACTGAAACGCTTGTTCCCTTTTTCAGCGTCAAGGAACTGGACGATTTTGGTATAAACACAAAAACCCTGGATACTCTTAAAGACTATCCTCAGGATAAAGCGGTCAATCTGGAGGCAATCATTCCAGGCAGTAAATCCACTTTCGATTTTGAGAAACAGCGTCTTGATTTGAGTATTCCACAGGTTGCGATGAAGAATGATGCTCGCGGTTATATTCCACCAGATCAGTGGGATGAAGGGATCAATGCCCTGCTTTTAAATTATAATTTTACGGGTGATGAAACAAAATCTGACAACAGCAATCAGTCTGATAAATTTCTCAGTTTGCAAAGTGGGATTAACCTCGGGCCTTGGCGCTTACGCGACAGCGCGTCGTGGACCAGCAACGATTCCGGCAACAGTCACAGCAGCGATATTCAGCATATTAGTACTTATGTAGAACGCACCATCATTCCTCTAAAATCTGAGCTGGTTGCCGGAGATACCAGCACGTCTGGCGATGTCTTCGACAGCGTTCCCGTTCGTGGCATACAACTGTCCTCTGATGACAATATGCTTCCCGACAGTCAGAAAGGGTTTGCGCCGACCATTCGCGGTATCGCGAAAAGCAACGCAAAGGTGACGATAAAACAAAACAACTACGTTATTTATCAAACGTATGTCGCACCTGGTGCATTTGAGATTAATGACTTATTCCCAACCTCATCCAGTGGCGACTTACTTGTTTTGGTTGAAGAAAAAGATGGCAGCGTTAATTCTTACTCAGTGCCATTTTCCGGTGTACCCATTTTGCAACGAGAGGGTCGGGTCAAATATGCAGTGAGTGCCGGCGAATATCGTAATGGTGGCGATCAACAGGATAACCCTGAATTTGGCCAGGCGACTGTACTCCTGGGTTTATCTCACGGGATGACAGTCTATGGCGGAACGCAGTTTTCCAGCAAATACCGTAGCTTCGCACTGGGAATGGGTAAAAACTTCGGTGATTTAGGCGCGTTATCCATTGATATCACTCAGGCAAGCAGTACGCTGATTGATGACAGCACCCATCAAGGGCAATCAATGCGCTTTCTGTATGCTAAAACGCTTAATGAATATGGGACTAACTTCCAGCTACTCGGCTATCGTTATTCAACAGAGGGTTTCTATACATTAAGCGATACCACCTATAAAAGAATGAGTGGTTATAATGATACTGAAACCAAAGATGATAAAGATGATCAGCCCGATTACTTTGATTATTACAATCTGACCTATACCAAACGTGGAAAACTGCAGGCCAATCTTTCACAGCAAATTGGTAAAGAAAGCAATATTTTTGTCACCGCCAGCCAACAAACTTACTGGCATACCGATGAAACCGACACCTTATTACAGGTAGGGTTTAACAGTATGGTCTGGAATGTCAATTATGGCGTGACATACAACTATAATAAAATGCAAAACCAGCCAGAAGCGGATCAGATTTTCTCATTTAATATTTCCATCCCTCTGTCGCAGTGGTTATCCCCAGCACAAAGCGATTCAATGCATCCTGGGCATAATGCCTATGCAACCTACAGCGGGAGCAGGGATAATAAGGGAAATGCAACCCAACTGGCCGGTATCAGTGGGACACTGCTCGATGATAATAACCTCGGATACAGTGTGATGGAAGGCTACGGGAATAATGGCGTCGGTAATAGTGGCAGCGTGAGCGCAAACTACCAGGGGGGTTATGGTAATACCAACCTGGCTTATAACTACAGCACTAACTATAAACAGATTAACTACGGCGTGTCTGGTGGCATAGTGGCTCACCGTAATGGTATTACGCTGGGGCAACCCCTTGGCGATACCAACGTGCTCATCGCTGCACCTGGCGCAGATAATGTCGGCATTGAAAATAATACGGGTGTGACAACTGACTGGCGTGGATATGCCATCGTTCCGTATGCAAGCACCTATCGCCAAAACCGAATAGCGCTCGATACCAATACTTTAGATAACCATACAGATATCGATGATGCCGTTATTAATGTGGTTCCCACACAAGGAGCCATTGTCCGGGCTAAATTTACCGCGCACAACGGAGTGCGAGCGCTTATAACGCTCACTCACAATGGTAAACCTTTACCCTTTGGTACCAGCGTGAGCAGGACCGACATTACTGGCAGCCAGATCGTTGGAGATGAAGGCCAGGTTTATATGTCAGGGTTACCGTTAAAAGGCACCTTGAAATCACAATGGGGTGCGGGTGCAAATGAGCAGTGTCAGGCAGATTATGTTTTACCAGAGGACAGCCTTAAAAAGGCAATCACCTATTCGAATGTAGTCTGTAAATAG
- a CDS encoding fimbrial protein: MLSKNPELLFTLKNVFLISTICLLPLIISGNTYASGMKLETSVVVVNTDEGEGVMTLKNTDPTPVLLYSSVENLPGDHEESLIVTPPVVRVNPDDSQTVRFMLKTPPTKVEQFKRAIFEGIPASDKTADKLQITLRQNVPLIIHPAGLKENLEPWKLLKWEQNGPDSLKVTNTGAYVVRMSPTVNVLPQSIKGSLPRSYLLPGDIAIVNLVGKASDVQKVQITPANLYGYFVDPYEADVTH; this comes from the coding sequence ATGTTATCAAAAAATCCAGAGTTACTCTTTACGCTTAAAAATGTTTTTTTGATCTCTACGATCTGCCTTCTTCCGTTGATTATTTCCGGCAATACATATGCATCTGGAATGAAGCTTGAGACCTCTGTCGTCGTAGTCAATACCGATGAAGGTGAAGGGGTTATGACACTAAAAAACACTGACCCAACACCAGTATTGCTGTATTCATCGGTAGAGAATCTGCCGGGAGACCATGAAGAGTCGTTGATTGTTACCCCTCCGGTTGTGCGTGTTAACCCTGATGACAGCCAGACTGTCCGTTTTATGCTGAAGACCCCGCCGACAAAGGTAGAGCAATTTAAACGTGCCATTTTTGAAGGCATTCCGGCATCAGATAAAACGGCTGATAAATTGCAAATTACCCTGCGCCAAAATGTACCGCTTATCATTCACCCTGCAGGTCTGAAAGAAAATTTAGAGCCCTGGAAGCTGCTTAAATGGGAGCAAAACGGGCCGGATAGCCTAAAAGTCACTAATACCGGTGCTTACGTGGTGCGAATGTCACCGACAGTGAATGTGTTGCCACAAAGCATTAAAGGATCGTTGCCACGCTCTTATTTGCTACCGGGAGATATTGCCATTGTCAACCTCGTGGGCAAAGCATCTGATGTTCAGAAAGTGCAGATTACCCCGGCAAACCTGTATGGCTATTTTGTGGACCCATATGAAGCAGATGTAACGCATTAA
- a CDS encoding fimbrial chaperone protein FimC: MLVSFNEHRLNIIALKYNYAMPLTNTHKGYGIMKKSKTGLLLNILLFSAISLCGVSTAMAGGVSLGTTRVIYPQNSSQVSLSIQNSDPAKVFLIQSWVSDREGKKSTDFIITPPIFVIQPNKENTVRIMFVGKKPLPTDRESLYYLSSKAIPSGKPEEGKNTLQIATETTIKLFVRPDNLPTQSTDAPKSLHCKLSGTNLSVNNPSPYYITLVNLSVGNQQLPNTMIPPKSEAQVPLKGGLEGAVTFQTMNDFGSRTEQQTCSM, translated from the coding sequence ATGCTCGTTAGTTTTAATGAACATCGATTAAACATCATTGCCTTAAAATATAATTACGCAATGCCATTAACAAATACACATAAAGGTTATGGGATCATGAAAAAATCGAAAACCGGCTTACTGCTAAACATATTGTTATTCAGTGCTATTTCACTCTGTGGAGTATCAACAGCAATGGCTGGTGGTGTATCTCTCGGCACAACAAGAGTGATTTACCCGCAGAATAGTTCACAGGTATCACTCTCTATCCAGAACAGCGATCCTGCCAAGGTTTTTCTGATTCAATCCTGGGTATCAGATAGGGAAGGCAAAAAAAGTACCGATTTTATTATCACTCCGCCTATTTTCGTTATTCAGCCGAATAAAGAAAACACGGTTCGCATTATGTTTGTGGGTAAAAAACCACTTCCAACAGATCGTGAATCTCTTTATTACCTGAGCAGCAAAGCAATACCCTCTGGAAAACCTGAAGAAGGCAAGAATACGCTGCAGATCGCTACCGAAACAACGATTAAATTATTCGTACGCCCTGATAACCTTCCGACGCAAAGCACTGATGCACCTAAATCCTTACACTGCAAACTCAGTGGCACCAATCTGAGCGTGAATAATCCGTCTCCTTATTATATCACCCTCGTTAACCTCAGCGTCGGTAACCAGCAACTGCCAAACACAATGATTCCGCCAAAATCGGAAGCACAGGTGCCCTTAAAAGGCGGCCTGGAGGGGGCAGTAACATTCCAGACAATGAATGATTTTGGCTCCAGAACTGAACAACAAACATGCTCCATGTAA